GCTTTAGGTTTATTTATTATTATAGAAAATGACACTATTCAAACAATTTTAGGATTTATATTTTAATTTAGGGTGTGATTTCATATGAGTTATGAAAATGCTTGTGATGTGATCTGTGTACATGAGGATAAAGTTAACAATGCTTTAAGTTTTTTAGAAGATGATAAATCTAAGAAATTACTTAACATTTTAGAAAAAATTTGTGATGAGAAGAAATTGAAAATTATATTATCTTTGATTAAAGAAGATGAGTTGTGTGTTTGTGATATTTCTTTGATATTGAAAATGAGTGTTGCTTCAACTTCACATCATTTAAGACTTTTATATAAAAATGATGTACTTGATTTTTATAAAAAGGGAAAGATGGCATATTATTTTATTAAAGACGATGAAATAAGAGAATTTTTCTCTAAAAATCAGGAGGGTTTTTGAAACGAGTGAAACGAGTTTCTTCTTGTCTTGATAATAAGGGTAACTATTGCCGGCGAGGCTAGTTACCCTTAAAGTGTTGATATGACTGCTTTCAAACACAAAAAAAGTTGCTTTTCCGTACCTATTAATGTATCGTTTTAAATGACTAGTAAAAAACATACATAGAAAGGGGAAAAAGCAACTTTTTTATTATCATAGTTTGTGAAAACTAAGTTGTTTTTATGTGTTATAACATGGAAAAGTATACTGAGAAAAAACAAAGAAATCAAGTATTTCAGAAATTTATTAAACGTCATATTGGAGAGAATCAAATGGATTTAGTTGAAGATTGTAATACATTTCTGTCTTTTGTAGCTGATAAAACTTTAGAAAAACAGAAATTATATAAAGCTAATTCTTGTAAAAATCGATTTTGTCCTGTCTGTGCTTGGAGAAAAGCCAGAAAAGATGCGTTGGGTTTATCCTTGATGATGCAATATATTAAGCAGCAAGAGAAAAAAGAGTTTATCTTTTTAACTTTAACTACACCTAACGTAATGAGTGATGAATTAGAAAATGAAATAAAACGTTACAATAATTCTTTTAGAAAACTTATAAAAAGAAAAAAAGTAGATAGTGTTATAAAGGGATATGTTCGTAAGTTAGAGATTACATATAATAAAAAAAGAGATGATTATAACCCTCATTTTCACGTGTTAATTGCAGTAAATAAATCGTATTTCACAGATAAAAGATATTATATTAGTCAACAAGAATGGTTAGATTTATGGCGTGATGTAACAGGTATTTCAGAAATCACACAAGTTCAAGTTCAAAAAATAAGACAAAATAATAATAAAGAGTTATATGAAATGGCTAAGTATTCTGGTAAAGATAGTGATTATTTAATAAATCAAAAAGTATTTGATGTATTCTATAAATCACTTAAAGGTAAACAGGTATTAGTTTATTCAGGATTATTTAAACAGGCTAAAAAGAAATTAAAAAATGGGGATTTAGATTACTTAAAAGAAATTGATCCAACCGAATATATCTATCAAATTTTTTATATTTGGAAACAAAAAGAGTATTTAGCTAGTGAACTATATGACTTAACAGAACAAGAAAAAAGAGAAATTAATCACAAAATGATAGACGAAATCGAGGAAGAACAATAACAAAATATAAGTGCTAACAGCTGACCTCCCGATAACACCATGTAGTTATTGGGAGGTCAGCTGTTGAATTATGCACGAGTATTTTAAAAGTTATTGTGATGACGACGCTAAACGATTATCAAAAGTATAATGTTAAAATGCTTTATTATACTAACGTTATATAAACATTATGCTTTCGTTATACAAATTTTAACCCTGTTAGGAACTATAAAAAATCATGAAAATTTTAATTTGCATGTAACTGGGCAGTGTCTTAAAAATCGACACTGGAGTTGCTCAAATTTTTGTTTTTGAAAATAGCATATATTTATTTGGCTCATATTTGCGTTTTAAAAGCGTATATAAGTTTTTGGATATAAAACTATATGATTTACGCCTAATTCTTCAAAATACCCTTTAAAATTCAAAATAAGAGCATAAAAAAATGAAAGCTACCCCAGATAAAGTGAGGTAGCTTTTTCTTTCATACGGTCTATTTATTTTTCTTTCGACGCCGTATCGTCGATGTAATTCAAAAAAGTTATGGGCTATAAATCTACATCACTTTTTCAAGAATGTAGTAGCAATATTCAAGACAAATTAATTTTTATAACTGCTCGGAATATCTCAAGCCGTTTCTTTAATTTTGAAATAAAAAAATCGACGAAGGTCGATTATGGTTTTTGCACGCGTTCTTTTAGAACGCATAAGTGCGCCCTTACGGGATTTAACTAGATTATAACGACGAATTTTAGACCTGTAAAGTAATAACAATCGGGTCTACCAGGTAGATAAAGTGTACAAAGTAGACCCGAAAAATTTATTTATTTTGAAGATTTTTCGTAGATATAATTTGCTAATAAACTTGCCAGAATTGAATAAAGAAAAATGGTTAAACTCATAATAATCACTCCATTTAATTTTATCTTTTACTAAATGGAGCTTGATTTTGAGCTCCATAATTTGTTTTAACAAGTTTTAAATTTTGTATACAGGCGTTTTATTTAGGAGTATAAAACTTATTATAGGGAGTTGATATTTTGGGAAGTAATAATGAAGTTGATACAAAAGAAAATGTTTCTTTTGGTTTTGGTTTAGGTGTCGTTTTTATTGTGGCTAGCATTTTAACTTTTTATTTTTATCCGGGTTTAATAACAAGAATGATTTGTGCTCTTTTTGTTTTTATAGGATTTTTTGGGATTGGAAATGAGTTTGAAAAGATTGAGTTGCGTACTCCTTATAAAGTATCTTTAGGTTTTTCTTGTCTAATTTTAGCGTTTTGGGGTGGTGAATATTTTTCTTGGATTTTTATAATATTCATTTCATTTTCTAGTGGAATTTTCTTTTCTGCTTTAGCTGAATATTTAATAATACGTGGTAAAAGTAAAAAAAAGACTGATAAAGGTGTTACTGAAATTGAAGGTGTTTTATCAATTATTGGATCTTTATGTTCTATTATTGGTTTTATTGTCGCTTTGTTAAATCTTTAATTTACTTTTAATAAGTTGTATATGTTTATACGAACATGCTTTTATGCCGAGAAAATTTATTGATGTTGAGAAGAACCCTTAACTAAACTTGAAGACGAATGTCGGCATAGCGTGAGCTATTAAGCCGACCATTCGACAAGTTTTGGGATTGTTAAGGGTTCCGAGGCTCAACGTCAATAAAGCAATTGGAATAAAGCAACTATGATTATTTAAAAAAATAAGCTATAATACATTCAAAAATATTTTTGAATGAGGTGTAATTATGATTCAGACTATTGTAACTGCTGCTATTCTTTATATTGCGACAGCATTAGACTTATTAGTGATTTTATTAATGTTCTTTGCTAGAGCAAAGACTAGGAAAG
The sequence above is drawn from the Staphylococcus carnosus genome and encodes:
- a CDS encoding ArsR/SmtB family transcription factor: MSYENACDVICVHEDKVNNALSFLEDDKSKKLLNILEKICDEKKLKIILSLIKEDELCVCDISLILKMSVASTSHHLRLLYKNDVLDFYKKGKMAYYFIKDDEIREFFSKNQEGF
- a CDS encoding protein rep; translation: MEKYTEKKQRNQVFQKFIKRHIGENQMDLVEDCNTFLSFVADKTLEKQKLYKANSCKNRFCPVCAWRKARKDALGLSLMMQYIKQQEKKEFIFLTLTTPNVMSDELENEIKRYNNSFRKLIKRKKVDSVIKGYVRKLEITYNKKRDDYNPHFHVLIAVNKSYFTDKRYYISQQEWLDLWRDVTGISEITQVQVQKIRQNNNKELYEMAKYSGKDSDYLINQKVFDVFYKSLKGKQVLVYSGLFKQAKKKLKNGDLDYLKEIDPTEYIYQIFYIWKQKEYLASELYDLTEQEKREINHKMIDEIEEEQ